The segment CAGAAGTTTTAGGTTTTGGTTTAGTGCAACAAAATTAGATGAGAATGGATTTATTGTTGACTTCTCAAATTTGCAATCATTGCAAGAAAAATTGAAGGAACATTTTGACCACACTTTTTTAGTTAATTCTGATGACCCGCTGCTTTCGACATGGAAAGAGCTTCACTCCAATGGTGCTTTGGATTTGAGAATTATGAAAAATGTCGGAATGGAGTCCACCGCTGAATTGATTTGGGGATGGGCTAATTCAATTTTATTAGAAATAGACAAGGGTCGAACTTGTTGTACTCGTACTGAAGCAGCTGAAAATGATTTCAATGCTGCATGTTTTAGTGCTATTCCTGAATGGTTTAAATTTGATTAAGCGAATCCTCTGTAAAGTGTTTAATTGGAGAGATTTCTTAAATGCCAAAGCTCAGAACACTTCCTGTTAAAGGTGCCTATAGAAACTTTTATTTTTTATTAGGCTTGCTCTTTTTACTTGCTTGTTTTATTGCATTGCCTGTTCAAGCTCATCATCCATGGGAAGGGCAGGAAAAGAACTTGAATCTTCTTCAAGGTTTTGTAAGTGGTTTAGCACATCCAGTATTAGGGTTTGACCATTTTCTTTTTCTCATGTCAATAGGTTTGATTGGGGGGATGGCGCCGATCAAAAGAATCCCCCCTCTGGTTAGTGTTGGCTTACTAGGTGCTATCAGCTCTCAGTTCTTCCCTTTATTTCCTGCTGCAGAGTTGATAATTAGCTTGAGCCTTGTGGCTTCTGCGTTAGTAGCTTTAGGTAAGCTCCCTATTAGACTGATCTTTCCTATGATTTATTTACATGGATATGTTCTAGGCAATGCCATGATAGGTGTTGAAATGAGCCCTTTGTCAGGATATCTTCTTGGACTCTTAATTAGTGAAAGCTTAGCTATTTGGCTCGGAATTTTGACGCTTAAACGTTTGTTGATTCATAAGGATATCTTTTGCGGTGTTGTATTAGGAGCAGGTCTCATAATGGCTGGGAATACAGGCTTTTAAGTTTTTAATTTTAATCTGGTAGATTCCATGGATTTATCCCTAAGTGAGCACCAATCTTATGGGCACAAGCAAAACCACTGAAAGCGACAGCATTTAGTCCTTGGCCTGGGAAGCAAGAATCCCCTACGCAATAGAGTTTTTTAATACTGGTCGTGTTAAACGGCATCGTTAATAGGCCTGGAAGAGTTTTGGTAGGAATTGGTCCATAGCTTCCATTGTGTCGCCCAAGAAACCTTCTATGACTTTTAGGAGTCCCTACTTCCTTGTGGGTAATACTCTCTTCGATATCAGGAAAAATTTGTTTAATTTTTTGGATCAAAAGGTTCGAATCAACTTCCTTCTTTTTCGCGTAGTCCGATGGACTTAATCCTTTCCATTTATTCATTGAAGAAGGGGTAAAAGCATGAATGATGTGATTCCCATGAGGAGCCAAAGAAGAATCGAGTACTGTTGGTATTGAAATGAAAACCACACC is part of the Prochlorococcus marinus str. MIT 0919 genome and harbors:
- a CDS encoding HupE/UreJ family protein produces the protein MPKLRTLPVKGAYRNFYFLLGLLFLLACFIALPVQAHHPWEGQEKNLNLLQGFVSGLAHPVLGFDHFLFLMSIGLIGGMAPIKRIPPLVSVGLLGAISSQFFPLFPAAELIISLSLVASALVALGKLPIRLIFPMIYLHGYVLGNAMIGVEMSPLSGYLLGLLISESLAIWLGILTLKRLLIHKDIFCGVVLGAGLIMAGNTGF
- a CDS encoding 6-carboxytetrahydropterin synthase — its product is MSIKNKSYSCSKRFEGFPCCHRQWRHAGHCKFVHGYSRSFRFWFSATKLDENGFIVDFSNLQSLQEKLKEHFDHTFLVNSDDPLLSTWKELHSNGALDLRIMKNVGMESTAELIWGWANSILLEIDKGRTCCTRTEAAENDFNAACFSAIPEWFKFD